In one Streptomyces sp. NBC_00597 genomic region, the following are encoded:
- a CDS encoding M1 family aminopeptidase: MRATPHKALAASTFTLAALAAAALSVTPAAAAPLKAPTSTAACAPAQVVTNGGFESGTSPWTQSQTGLITSRAGQAAHGGTTFAWLNGVGRTHTDTLSQSVAIPSGCSTATLTFWLHIDTAETTSSTKYDKLTAKIGTTTLATYSNLDKNTGYVQKSFDVSAFAGQTVAVAFTGTEDSSLQTSFVVDDVALDTSGGTTPPGDSTRTPASPSYTVNLSSNTSGTGWTGHESATFTNASPTALTEVYLRLWDNYHGTCSAMPITVSNVTGGTAGALSVGCTALKIDLPTPLTQGQSATIGFDLGITVPSGADRFGYDGAFSMLGNALPVLAVRDGAGWHLDPYTNNGESFYSLASDFRVTLDHPSSLLVPATGASVDTPGTSGRTVTTATATKVRDFAWAAGPFSKISGTSAAGTPINIYSVSGISSADAQSMLTTAKSAVDAHSGRFGAYPYGELDAVIDNNYWFGGMEYPGFVLDLVSTTALTHEIGHQWWYGIVGDDEYASPWLDEAFTDYATDLALNKTGANCWNSVSWASTAEKITNSMGYWDAHSSRYSTVVYGYGKCALHDLRRTLGDTAMAKLLKDYATSHWYGVSTTAEFKAAAQAATTTDLSSFWTQHRIDG, from the coding sequence GTGAGAGCGACCCCCCACAAGGCCCTCGCAGCGAGCACCTTCACCCTCGCAGCGCTGGCCGCCGCCGCACTGTCCGTCACCCCGGCCGCCGCCGCACCGCTCAAGGCGCCGACGTCGACCGCCGCCTGCGCCCCGGCCCAGGTGGTCACCAACGGTGGCTTCGAGAGCGGCACTTCGCCCTGGACCCAGTCGCAGACCGGCCTCATCACCAGCCGCGCCGGCCAGGCCGCCCACGGCGGCACCACCTTCGCCTGGCTGAACGGTGTCGGCCGCACGCACACCGACACGCTCTCCCAGAGCGTCGCGATCCCGTCCGGATGTTCCACCGCCACCCTCACCTTCTGGCTGCACATCGACACCGCCGAGACGACCAGCTCGACCAAGTACGACAAACTGACGGCCAAGATCGGCACCACGACGCTGGCCACCTACTCGAACCTCGACAAGAACACCGGCTACGTACAGAAGTCGTTCGACGTGTCGGCCTTCGCCGGCCAGACGGTCGCCGTCGCCTTCACCGGTACCGAGGACTCCAGCCTCCAGACGAGCTTCGTCGTCGACGACGTCGCGCTCGACACCTCCGGCGGCACCACGCCGCCCGGGGACTCCACCCGCACCCCGGCCTCCCCCTCGTACACCGTCAATCTCAGCAGCAACACGAGTGGCACCGGCTGGACCGGCCACGAGAGCGCGACCTTCACCAACGCCTCGCCGACCGCGCTCACCGAGGTCTACCTGCGGCTGTGGGACAACTACCACGGCACCTGCTCCGCCATGCCGATCACGGTTTCCAACGTCACGGGCGGCACCGCGGGCGCCCTGTCCGTCGGCTGCACCGCCCTGAAGATCGACCTGCCGACACCGCTGACGCAGGGCCAGAGCGCCACGATCGGCTTCGACCTGGGGATCACCGTGCCCAGCGGCGCCGACCGCTTCGGCTATGACGGCGCCTTCAGCATGCTCGGCAACGCCCTGCCCGTCCTCGCGGTCCGGGACGGGGCGGGCTGGCACCTCGACCCGTACACCAACAACGGCGAGTCCTTCTATTCGCTGGCCTCCGACTTCCGCGTGACCCTCGACCACCCGAGCAGCCTGCTCGTCCCGGCCACCGGCGCCTCGGTCGACACCCCCGGCACCAGCGGGCGCACGGTCACCACGGCCACCGCCACCAAGGTCCGCGACTTCGCCTGGGCGGCAGGCCCGTTCAGCAAGATCTCCGGCACCTCCGCGGCCGGCACCCCGATCAACATCTACTCCGTCTCCGGCATCAGTTCGGCCGACGCGCAGTCGATGCTCACCACCGCCAAGTCCGCCGTGGACGCCCACTCGGGCCGGTTCGGCGCCTACCCGTACGGCGAACTCGACGCCGTGATCGACAACAACTACTGGTTCGGCGGGATGGAATACCCCGGGTTCGTCCTCGACCTGGTCAGCACCACCGCCCTCACCCACGAGATCGGCCACCAGTGGTGGTACGGCATCGTCGGCGACGACGAGTACGCGAGCCCCTGGCTCGACGAGGCCTTCACCGACTACGCCACCGACCTGGCCCTGAACAAGACCGGCGCGAACTGCTGGAACAGCGTCTCGTGGGCCTCGACCGCCGAGAAGATCACCAACTCCATGGGCTACTGGGACGCCCACTCGTCCCGTTACTCCACCGTCGTCTACGGCTACGGCAAGTGCGCCCTGCACGACCTGCGGCGCACCCTCGGGGACACGGCCATGGCCAAGCTCCTGAAGGACTACGCCACTTCGCACTGGTACGGCGTCTCCACGACCGCCGAGTTCAAGGCGGCCGCCCAGGCCGCCACGACCACGGACCTGAGCTCGTTCTGGACGCAGCACCGCATCGACGGCTGA